A single region of the Hylaeus volcanicus isolate JK05 chromosome 5, UHH_iyHylVolc1.0_haploid, whole genome shotgun sequence genome encodes:
- the LOC128876284 gene encoding N-acetylneuraminate lyase-like isoform X1: MPRTPFTFRGLVVPVLTPFNNDSKRTLNLSLIPQYAEYLAKKKITGVLVNGTTGEGMSMSVTERKLIVEAWANAVKTTKQHLMVQVGGAPLPDVLELAKHAESIKADSLLCLPELYFKPTTSDQLAEYLKLVGAAAPNTPLLYYHIPMFTNVNVNMGQFLESLGKRIPNFVGIKFTSPNLEEGALALHADNKKYVIFLGNDQLICAATALGMDSVIATSINMFPELTLEILAEGKEGNSLRARELQDKLSRAVLAISKHGNWVETMKVAMTLLTNINVGPTRAPLKILSREVTATMAKELQTLGFQVTM; this comes from the exons ATGCCG agaacaccGTTCACTTTCAGAGGACTCGTAGTTCCTGTATTAACACCCTTTAATAATGACAg CAAAAGAACTCTAAACTTGTCACTTATACCACAGTATGCCGAATATttagctaaaaaaaaaatcacgggGGTGCTTG TAAATGGAACGACCGGGGAAGGTATGTCTATGTCCGTAAcggaaaggaaattaattgtcGAGGCATGGGCAAACGCTGTAAAAACAACAAAGCAACACTTGATGGTTCAAGTAGGCGGTGCTCCTCTTCCGGACGTTCTTGAACTT GCGAAACACGCCGAAAGTATCAAAGCGGATTCTTTATTGTGCTTACCAGAATTATACTTTAAACCAACAACGTCAGATCAGCTGgccgaatatttaaaattagtcGGCGCGGCAGCTCCAAATACGCCACTTCTTTATTATCACATCCCAATGTTCACTAACGTTAatg TGAATATGGGACAATTTCTTGAATCTCTCGGCAAAAGAATTCCAAATTTcgttggaataaaattcacaagtcCCAACTTGGAAGAAGGTGCTCTAGCTCTACACGCTGATAACAAGAAATATGTGATTTTCCTTGGAAATGATCAG CTGATATGTGCTGCCACTGCCTTAGGGATGGATTCGGTTATAGCAACAAGTATAAATATGTTCCCAGAACTTACGCTTGAAATTCTTGCagaaggaaaagaaggaaatagCTTGAGAGCAAGAGAATTGCAGGATAAATTGTCGAGGGCTGTCCTCGCTATATCGAAACATG GTAACTGGGTAGAAACTATGAAAGTAGCAATGACTTTACTAACAAATATCAATGTTGGACCAACACGTGCACCCCTGAAAATTCTATCACGTGAAGTTACAGCAACAATGGCAAAAGAGTTACAAACGTTAGGATTCCAAGtaacaatgtaa
- the LOC128876284 gene encoding N-acetylneuraminate lyase-like isoform X2 encodes MSMSVTERKLIVEAWANAVKTTKQHLMVQVGGAPLPDVLELAKHAESIKADSLLCLPELYFKPTTSDQLAEYLKLVGAAAPNTPLLYYHIPMFTNVNVNMGQFLESLGKRIPNFVGIKFTSPNLEEGALALHADNKKYVIFLGNDQLICAATALGMDSVIATSINMFPELTLEILAEGKEGNSLRARELQDKLSRAVLAISKHGNWVETMKVAMTLLTNINVGPTRAPLKILSREVTATMAKELQTLGFQVTM; translated from the exons ATGTCTATGTCCGTAAcggaaaggaaattaattgtcGAGGCATGGGCAAACGCTGTAAAAACAACAAAGCAACACTTGATGGTTCAAGTAGGCGGTGCTCCTCTTCCGGACGTTCTTGAACTT GCGAAACACGCCGAAAGTATCAAAGCGGATTCTTTATTGTGCTTACCAGAATTATACTTTAAACCAACAACGTCAGATCAGCTGgccgaatatttaaaattagtcGGCGCGGCAGCTCCAAATACGCCACTTCTTTATTATCACATCCCAATGTTCACTAACGTTAatg TGAATATGGGACAATTTCTTGAATCTCTCGGCAAAAGAATTCCAAATTTcgttggaataaaattcacaagtcCCAACTTGGAAGAAGGTGCTCTAGCTCTACACGCTGATAACAAGAAATATGTGATTTTCCTTGGAAATGATCAG CTGATATGTGCTGCCACTGCCTTAGGGATGGATTCGGTTATAGCAACAAGTATAAATATGTTCCCAGAACTTACGCTTGAAATTCTTGCagaaggaaaagaaggaaatagCTTGAGAGCAAGAGAATTGCAGGATAAATTGTCGAGGGCTGTCCTCGCTATATCGAAACATG GTAACTGGGTAGAAACTATGAAAGTAGCAATGACTTTACTAACAAATATCAATGTTGGACCAACACGTGCACCCCTGAAAATTCTATCACGTGAAGTTACAGCAACAATGGCAAAAGAGTTACAAACGTTAGGATTCCAAGtaacaatgtaa
- the LOC128876122 gene encoding protein MIX23 isoform X1, which yields MAAMTLACGDFLEFQDALQKMRQIDDKIIYMLNTTVPTESFKSQIDPTAKCKDLFEQIQSGHRKRELAITKCLNATKEKVKQLRNQRDNGDESPELLKTLRKEQSTMRLLQSELNVEEVVKNRTFQVYYERCRSFYKPSNIGS from the exons ATGGCAGCCATGACTCTTGCATGTGGTGATTTTCTAGAGTTTCAg GATGCATTGCAGAAAATGCGACAGATTgatgacaaaattatttatatgttgAACACAACAGTTCCAACAGAATCTTTTAAAAGTCAAATTGATCCAACAGCGAAATGTAAGGATCTCTTTGAACAAATTCAGTCAGGTCATAGAAAAAGAGAACTGGCtattacaaaatgtttaaatgctactaaagaaaaagtaaaacaattgAGGAATCAACGAGATAATGGTGATGAGAGTCCAGAGCTTCTTAAAACATTAAGAAAAGAACAGAGTACAATGAGATTATTACAATCAGAATTAAATGTAGAAGAAGTTGTAAAAAACCGTACATTTCAAGTGTATTATGAAAGATGCCGCAGTTTTTATAAACCATCGAACATAGGATCTTAA
- the LOC128876122 gene encoding protein MIX23 isoform X2, with amino-acid sequence MRQIDDKIIYMLNTTVPTESFKSQIDPTAKCKDLFEQIQSGHRKRELAITKCLNATKEKVKQLRNQRDNGDESPELLKTLRKEQSTMRLLQSELNVEEVVKNRTFQVYYERCRSFYKPSNIGS; translated from the coding sequence ATGCGACAGATTgatgacaaaattatttatatgttgAACACAACAGTTCCAACAGAATCTTTTAAAAGTCAAATTGATCCAACAGCGAAATGTAAGGATCTCTTTGAACAAATTCAGTCAGGTCATAGAAAAAGAGAACTGGCtattacaaaatgtttaaatgctactaaagaaaaagtaaaacaattgAGGAATCAACGAGATAATGGTGATGAGAGTCCAGAGCTTCTTAAAACATTAAGAAAAGAACAGAGTACAATGAGATTATTACAATCAGAATTAAATGTAGAAGAAGTTGTAAAAAACCGTACATTTCAAGTGTATTATGAAAGATGCCGCAGTTTTTATAAACCATCGAACATAGGATCTTAA
- the LOC128876121 gene encoding protein FAM162A-like, whose protein sequence is MFRTLVMRQLKLSRIRQLHSTPMSKNKGVIEKEASKPKVPEAKQEENLLGAPMHLVTNFDKRILVLVKRYPSMDAVPTKVSYDCIKNAHTKARIYVCNCMVVFAIVGFTWSAMSGKKELAAGRHIISDRMKFIAEQQSKGKAEAEARAAAEARAAAASES, encoded by the exons atgttTCGTACATTAGTGATGAGgcaattaaaattgtcaaGAATTAGACAATTACATTCTACACCTATGAGTAAAAATAAAGGTGTAATAGAAAAAGAGGCATCAAAGCCCAAGGTTCCAGAAGCAAagcaagaagaaaatttgttag GAGCACCTATGCATCTTGTAactaattttgataaaagaatattagtATTAGTTAAACGCTATCCAAGTATGGATGCTGTTCCCACAAAAGTATC GTACGACTGTATAAAGAATGCACACACCAAGGCAAGAATTTATGTATGTAATTGCATGGTTGTTTTTGCAATAGTGGGCTTCACTTGGTCTGCTATGAGTGGAAAAAAGGAACTAGCAGCTGGAAGACACATAATATCGGATAGAATGAAGTTTATTGCTGAACAACAATCAAAAGGAAAGGCTGAAGCTGAAGCACGTGCTGCTGCTGAAGCACGTGCTGCTGCTGCTTCAGAGTCATAA
- the LOC128876252 gene encoding DDB1- and CUL4-associated factor 13 — protein MKVKILKRNPDEYLRETKRDIHKVPRNYDPALHPFEAAREYTRALNAVKLERVFAKPFIGCLEGHKDGVTSLCKHPQELSVLLSGAFDGEVKEWNITQRTCERSILAHDGTVRGIVYGVNAEHFITVGDDKTIKIWKVEKPSLGEEEEPINTVLSKTIITGISHHKTDPIFATCGEVCNLWEETRNEPIKTFKWGVDSLYDIKYNPVQPNLFAACASDRSIILYDARETGPLRKVFMKLRTNKLSWNPMEAVTFTCANEDYNLYTYDIRKLHTPVNVHMDHVEAVIDVDYSPTGKEFVSGSYDKSIRIFEANKGHSREVYHTKRMQRLTCTAWSLDNKYILSGSDEMNIRIWKARASEKLGVLKPRERSALYYSEALKEKFAAHPQIKRIARHRQVPKHIYNAKAELRTIREKSSRKEANRRAHSKPGTVPFVPERRKHVVNQDV, from the exons ATGAAGGTGAAAATTCTAAAGAGAAATCCGGATGAATACTTacgagaaacgaaacgtgACATTCATAAAG TTCCTAGGAATTATGATCCAGCACTACATCCCTTTGAAGCAGCAAGAGAATATACTAGAGCTCTAAATGCAGTGAAATTAGAAAGAGTATTTGCAAAGCCTTTCATAGGATGTTTGGAAGGTCATAAGGATGGAGTGACTAGTTTGTGTAAACATCCCCAAGAACTATCTGTGCTTCTCAGTGGAGCTTTTGATGGTGAAGTAAAGGAATGGAATATTACTCAAAGAACTTGTGAACGATCGATTTTGGCACACGATGGTACAGTACGTGGAATTGTGTATGGTGTAAATGctgaacattttattactGTTGGTGACGACAAAACCATTAAAATATGGAAAGTAGAAAAGCCATCATTAGGTGAAGAGGAGGAACCTATAAATACAGTTCTCAGTAAA ACTATTATAACTGGAATCTCTCATCATAAAACAGACCCTATATTTGCAACATGTGGTGAAGTATGTAATCTATGGGAGGAAACTCGAAATGAAccaattaaaacttttaaatggGGTGTTGATAGCTTATATGACATTAAATATAATCCTGTTCAgccaaatttatttg CTGCTTGTGCAAGCGATCGTAGTATCATCTTGTATGATGCCAGAGAAACAGGTCCCCTGAGAAAAGTGTTCATGAAGTTAAGAACTAATAAACTGTCTTGGAATCCCATGGAAGCTGTAACTTTTACATGTGCTAATGAAGATTATaa tcTATATACTTACGATATTCGCAAGCTACACACACCAGTAAACGTGCATATGGACCATGTAGAAGCTGTGATAGATGTTGATTATTCACCGACaggaaaagaatttgtatCGGGTAGTTATGATAAATCTATTCGTATTTTTGAAGCCAATAAAGGTCATTCTCGAGAAGTTTATCACACAAAACGTATGCAAAGACTGACATGCACAGCATGGTCTctagataataaatatattcttagcGGTAGCGACGAGATGAATATTAGAATATGGAAGGCAAGAGCATCAGAAAAATTGGGTGTA CTGAAACCTAGAGAGAGATCAGCTTTATATTACAGCGAAgcgttaaaagaaaagttcgCTGCGCATCCCCAAATTAAAAGAATCGCTCGGCATAGACAGGTTccgaaacatatttataacgctAAAGCCGAATTACGCACAATCCGCGAGAAAAGCAGCCGGAA GGAGGCTAACAGGCGTGCCCATTCCAAACCTGGAACAGTACCTTTCGTTCCAGAGAGACGAAAACATGTCGTTAACCAAGatgtttaa